The Vibrio quintilis DNA window GTGATTCTGGCTATCATTCTGGTAACTAAACTGAAAACATTATTTACTGAGGGTTATGGTGGTTATGACCTGACAATTGGTTGGATACTGATTGCAGCATTGCTTGCTGTCGGCGTATCAATCAATCTCAGCAGCAAAAAACAGGAGGCTTAATATGGATGCCAGTGCAATCTTTATGATGATTCTCGGCCTGGGACTCACCTGGGGCGGTGCCGCTATCTGTATCAGGAAAGCGATGAGTAAGCGTGATTAAATCCTGCTGACTCATATAGACTTGCGCAATGCCGGTGATGATAATATCACCGGCATTTTTATACCCATAAACTACCAAAGTAGCCCGTGTAACACCCCCCGGGTCTGGCAGAAACACACACTCATCCATTTACTTTCCCTGAACTGCGCCTGCCTGTTCCCTCTCAGCTATTCCTGCTAAGTCTATCCTTTCAACGTGATCATGCGCGTTGGTATTTGAGCATTCTGACTTTTATCCTGATGCCCAACACTTCAATAAAATATACCTCATTCACACGAACGGCTTGTGTCAGGATACATTGAAGATGACTCAGAATCAGAGCGAAAACTGAATGTAAAAAACCCCTGAGCCAGAGACTCAGGGGTTTTAATTTCAACTATCGGGTAAGTATTAATATTCAGAAATAACTCACCGGTAATAGCTCAACCAGACTTAATGCGTATTACGCATCCATTCGTCCATTTCAGTTCTTAACACATCAGAACGTGTACCGAAAATAGCCTGAACACCGCCCTGCACCACAACAACACCTGCAGCACCCAATGCTTTCAGCCTGTCCTGATCAACGTTTTCAGTTTCTTTCACAGAAACACGCAGACGAGTGATACATGCATCCAGGTTGGTAATGTTGTCTCTGCCACCGAATGCTGCGACCAATGATTCTGCCATTTCAGAGTCAGATGATTGAACCTCTTCAACCGTTTCATCTTCACGGCCTGGCGTTTTAATATCCAGAGCACGGATAACCACTGTAAATACAACGTAGTAAATCACCGCGTAAACCGCACCTAAACCAACTAACAACAACATTTTCTGTGCGTGAGGTGCCTGGACCACGAAATCGATGAAACCATTTGAGAATGTATGGCCGTGAACAACTCCCAGAGAGTTTGTCAGTACGTAAGCTAAACCAGCAAGCAGAGCGTGAATTCCATACAACAGCGGAGAAATGAACAGGAATGAGAATTCAATTGGCTCAGTGATACCAGTCAGGAATGAAGTCAAGGCAGCTGAAGCCATAATACCCATGATTTTTGCACGGTTTTCTGGTTTTGCGCTGTGAGCAATTGCAAAAGCAGCGGCAGGCAGACCAAACATTTTAAACAGATAACCACCGGCAAGCTGACCAAAACCATTCCCGGCTAAACGGGATGCATCATCAGCGGTCAGGAAGCAAGTCATAATGCCGTGAACAACTTCACCAGCAGCATTTGTACATGTACCCGCTTCATAGAAGAATGGGACGTTCCAGATATGGTGAAGACCAAATGGGATAAGAGAACGTTCAACAACACCATAAATACCAAATGCTAATACCGGATTCTGATGTGCAGCCCAATCAGAGAATGCTGCAATCGCTGAACCAATTGGCGGCCAGATAAATGACAAAATCACACCAAGGATAATCGCCAGAAAACCGGTGATGATTGGCACAGCACGCTTACCAGCGAAGAAGCCCAGATAATCAGGCAACTGAATTTTATAGAACCGGTTGAATGCCCAGGCAGCAACAGCACCAGCAAGAATGCCCCCCAGAACCCCGGTTTCAATTCCATCAACACCCATGACTTTCGCCATAACTTTCAGTGTTGCCACCATGATGCCGTAACCGACGATCGCCGATAAACCTGATACACCGTCGTTATTTGTGAAACCCAGCGCGACACCGACAGCAAAAAGAAGTGCCATCTGTCCGAAGACCGAACCACCAGCTTGCGCCATCAAATTAGATACAACTTCCGGTAACCAGCTGAAATTAGCGGCACCGACCCCGAGTAAGATCCCTGCAACAGGTAAAACTGATACGGGAAGCATCAGCGATTTACCTACTTTTTGCAGTTCAGCAAAAAGGCTCTTAGACATATTTTATGCTCCTGATTAAGTTTATATGTTTTATTTGTTTCGGAAACGCTACAGCCACCCCCGTCGCTGTTTTTTTTGGCTTCCGTGGAATATAGCCACATTTGGCATTATATTTTCCAGCTCTAAATATATATTGATGGCTCTCAAACTTTCTATATCGTTAACAACTTTAGTTTCAAAGTAATAGGTAGATCACAATCAAAACACGTATAAAAAACAGACAGAAATAGCATTAATTATTTGATCTATAATCATTTATCAAATACTGGATCTAATTTTTCATCGGAAATAAATCAACAATAAAAGTTAATTTTCCATGTAAATTAACTTTTATCTGATTTTTGTTGACAGAATCAATAAAAAATCTTCACCTGATCCTATTTTTTTCGCTTCGAATTAATTCAAAGTTATATTTTGGATCAAACTGACAATTTAAAGAATAAACTTATTTATCATAGAAAAAAAAGATTCGCAAAATTCTGTGAGGTGTGATGCGCAACCTCAGACACATCAATCCCTTTAAGGCGGGCTATATAGCTGGCAACCTCTGATACATAAGCAGGTTGGTTTTCTTTGCCACGATGGGGGACAGGCGCAAGGTAGGGCGAGTCCGTCTCAATGAGCAGGCGTTCCAGAGGCAGTGCTTTGACAACTTCTTTTAGTTCTGTCGCCTGACGAAAAGTCACGATCCCGGAAATCGAGATATAAAATCCTAAATCCATCGCAGCCTGAGCAAAAGCCATGTCCTCAGTAAAGCAGTGAATCACGCCTCCGCATCGATCAGCCCCCCCATTCCTTAACAGGGCTAACGTGTCTTCTCTTGCATTTCGGGTATGTATAATTAACGGCTTATTGACTTCAACAGCAACTTCAATCTGTTGTACAAACCTGAATTTTTGCAGCTCTGCCGTTTCTGGCTGATAGTGATAATCAAGCCCTGTTTCTCCGACGGCTACAACTCTGGGATGCTGAACATATTCACAAAAAGTATCCAGGGCAAAGTCACTTTCGACATCTAAAGGGTGAACACCACAAGAAGCATGGACAAATTCAAAAGGTGTTATCATGTCCAGCATATCCGGAAACGAATCTAAAGTGACACCAACTGACAACAACTGCTCAACGCCAGCAGCTTTGGCTTTGTTAAGCACATCCGCAACATTCTGATGTACATTCTCATAGTCAAGTTTATCTATATGGCAGTGGGAGTCGACGAACATGAAACCTCATCAAATTTTAGTAACCAATCTAAAATTAGCAGCTCAGAATTTAAGCTGCTCTGTACTGTCACCTGCTTCAGTAAAGCAGACAATAATTGAAATTGCTGATAAAGCAATTCATAAGAAGCTTTTTGAGCAATCATAACACTCTCAGGTAAAAATGATTCATCTTTTAGCTGAAACTGGCACTTTTGAGAATCTGCAAGTAAGTACCATAACCAGGTCAAATTCTCTGCCGGAGATTTTTCAATCAGTTTTGTTAATGAGGATGCATGACGTAATGGCTCTTCAAGAAACTGGCAAAACTGCCCGGCCAGCAATTGATAATCGCTGAGACGATCATGACGAATAAACTCAAGCACCCGCAAAGGCGCAAAACCATTCATTGTCAGAACATATGAGGGCACATGCTGAGTGGTTTCTTCATATAACCATTGAGCAATATCCTGATGAGAGGGCTGTTGTACCACCAAACGACGGCAGCGGCTTAATATGGTCGGCAGCATACGGTCGACATGCGCAGTCAGCAAAATAAACCGGCATTGTTCAGAAGAATCTTCCAGCGTTTTAAGAAGTGCATTCCCTGCTGACTGATTCAACTGATCTGCGGGGCGAATCACCATCACTCTGTCCCCTGCAAACTGGGATGACTCCTGAGCAAGCTGGTTCATCTGACGAATCTGATCAACAGTGATTTGCTTTCCGGTTTTTTCCGGTTCGATGATATGAAAATCAGGGTGAACTTTTTTCTCCATCAACTGACAACTATGACAGTGTCCACATGGTTTTTGTTCTCCGGTACACAGTAATGACATAGCTAAGGAATGAACAAAATCATCTTCACCCATGCCTTCTTTCACAACCAATAGTGAAGCCAGAGAAAGTAAATTGCTCTCCCGGGAAAAATTCCACTGCTCCCAGGTGTCTCTGAACCAGGGGTATAATACACTCAACGTCAGCTCCCTTATTTATCTAAAGAGAAGAAAACCAGTCCGCCAGTTCACGCCGGATATCAGCCTGAACTTTATCCAACGGCTGACCGGCTTGAATCGTCCTGATACGTTCATCACTCCGGGCAAAATCCATATAACACTCGCGGGTTCGCTCAAAGAAGTTGAGGTCCATCTTTTCAATCCGGTCTAACTCACCACGTCCCCGGGCACGTTCAAGACCTAATTTTGGATCAA harbors:
- a CDS encoding DNA polymerase III subunit delta' C-terminal domain-containing protein, with protein sequence MSVLYPWFRDTWEQWNFSRESNLLSLASLLVVKEGMGEDDFVHSLAMSLLCTGEQKPCGHCHSCQLMEKKVHPDFHIIEPEKTGKQITVDQIRQMNQLAQESSQFAGDRVMVIRPADQLNQSAGNALLKTLEDSSEQCRFILLTAHVDRMLPTILSRCRRLVVQQPSHQDIAQWLYEETTQHVPSYVLTMNGFAPLRVLEFIRHDRLSDYQLLAGQFCQFLEEPLRHASSLTKLIEKSPAENLTWLWYLLADSQKCQFQLKDESFLPESVMIAQKASYELLYQQFQLLSALLKQVTVQSSLNSELLILDWLLKFDEVSCSSTPTAI
- the ptsG gene encoding PTS glucose transporter subunit IIBC; this translates as MSKSLFAELQKVGKSLMLPVSVLPVAGILLGVGAANFSWLPEVVSNLMAQAGGSVFGQMALLFAVGVALGFTNNDGVSGLSAIVGYGIMVATLKVMAKVMGVDGIETGVLGGILAGAVAAWAFNRFYKIQLPDYLGFFAGKRAVPIITGFLAIILGVILSFIWPPIGSAIAAFSDWAAHQNPVLAFGIYGVVERSLIPFGLHHIWNVPFFYEAGTCTNAAGEVVHGIMTCFLTADDASRLAGNGFGQLAGGYLFKMFGLPAAAFAIAHSAKPENRAKIMGIMASAALTSFLTGITEPIEFSFLFISPLLYGIHALLAGLAYVLTNSLGVVHGHTFSNGFIDFVVQAPHAQKMLLLVGLGAVYAVIYYVVFTVVIRALDIKTPGREDETVEEVQSSDSEMAESLVAAFGGRDNITNLDACITRLRVSVKETENVDQDRLKALGAAGVVVVQGGVQAIFGTRSDVLRTEMDEWMRNTH
- a CDS encoding MetS family NSS transporter small subunit, with product MDASAIFMMILGLGLTWGGAAICIRKAMSKRD
- a CDS encoding TatD family hydrolase: MFVDSHCHIDKLDYENVHQNVADVLNKAKAAGVEQLLSVGVTLDSFPDMLDMITPFEFVHASCGVHPLDVESDFALDTFCEYVQHPRVVAVGETGLDYHYQPETAELQKFRFVQQIEVAVEVNKPLIIHTRNAREDTLALLRNGGADRCGGVIHCFTEDMAFAQAAMDLGFYISISGIVTFRQATELKEVVKALPLERLLIETDSPYLAPVPHRGKENQPAYVSEVASYIARLKGIDVSEVAHHTSQNFANLFFL